From a region of the Actinomadura luzonensis genome:
- a CDS encoding TcpE family conjugal transfer membrane protein yields MDLPTYTNIWRIEKRLYKLYDLRLPMPLPIVWIGVFVGVFVPWSLLLILVGVPVAMPWHVLFLVPPGIVTWLSTRPVIEGKRLTELMESQLRYLGEPKAWYRLAPGAEPECVTFSARVWRTTPARVKARRPAKVRQAERRREAQRAAGPRQVRPAVAAAAAAAGQAPVAEPATTGRSGWGARRGAAPALRGRARQGAAEALPTGSGRPLALPPGDEPHGHPSPEAARQPASARRDDPERHVRDGAYADGRAGDAHTGTGVAGDTSTGDAGIASEADAPRKGGRRAGGGRRLFARDDAIQEAATQQAALRETALREAALREATRQEDDQEHQEAAELASAQGSPEAAPSPDDVARERSETRTADEHAPQEHAPEQGETRDAHGTVVPMRAGQGRRSATAKPIDTEALRRLRKLAASADAPADATARTDARTNARTDARTEARTAAPDRADRPDRDRHEDELARDQHRKGQPPRLSPSLLVGGAPRAWPPLNPDAKPLPRPAPPRPGHPTPGTTTGGNGTPATAGDDRPARRPEVTPTTGPSHSPTACDTPPTDTPPNDVTADSPTTSGAVAGGAVAGGAATGGAATGGAATGGPVAGDAATTGPATTGPVAGDTASGAAASGSAPVGGMETRGAAPTAAVSGDAASGAVASDTATGDTAAGDRATGDTAAGDTAAGDTAAGDTAAGDTAAGGAAAGGAAASDGATEGVAADGVTAGAGSSREAAGTGRSASVGRTGQVERERAGAGRPHLMAVPSSHDSSPLQDDASSSHDDDGSPSHDDTSARDTSARPDGRTGSRASASGEQSPSGDAVSAGDAVTAGDAVTAGDAGSGQRPERPAASARPGAAPSGQDRGDARTGTTDHRAGTPADRCAGAPADRRTGTYAEARSEAPTGAPAGAGRGASAEAGTEAPADRRTGAPAEGRPGASAEGRPGGAAVPGPVPGPRPGEGRVRRVESVVGRDSGGWRRIAQVVVGGPSVRTDGSEIDEARARAVFSGSRRVLVLGCTGGAGQSTTALMLGHTFAHYRDDRVVAVDANTGGTTLTSRIEPETPETLTSLLSGLDRVSGYLTMRGYTTRTASGLEVISADTDAGAEQRLADRSLFSDHRLGESMRLLDRHYKLAVIDPAAALAARLLPYADQLVLVVPASEEAPEAVAMTYEWLDGHGCAELRRRAVMVVNGVSRRSMTDVEQAESVARGRCRAIVRVPWEDDLAPGGSEVVEPGQLRAAGRRAYLALAGVVVAGFAARSAQTARTAQSAHSVRASDEELASDPPGTRIGER; encoded by the coding sequence GTGGACCTGCCCACGTACACGAACATCTGGCGCATCGAGAAGCGGCTCTACAAGCTGTACGACCTGCGCCTGCCGATGCCGCTGCCCATCGTCTGGATCGGCGTCTTCGTCGGGGTGTTCGTCCCGTGGTCCCTCCTGCTGATCCTGGTGGGCGTGCCGGTGGCGATGCCGTGGCACGTGCTGTTCCTGGTGCCGCCAGGCATCGTGACGTGGTTGTCCACCCGTCCGGTCATCGAGGGCAAGCGGCTCACCGAGCTGATGGAGTCCCAGCTCCGCTACCTGGGTGAGCCGAAGGCCTGGTACCGCCTCGCGCCCGGGGCCGAGCCCGAGTGCGTCACCTTCTCGGCCCGGGTGTGGCGCACCACGCCAGCCCGCGTCAAGGCCCGGCGTCCCGCCAAGGTCCGCCAGGCGGAGCGCCGCCGCGAGGCGCAGCGCGCCGCCGGCCCCCGCCAGGTCCGCCCGGCCGTCGCCGCCGCTGCCGCCGCGGCCGGCCAGGCCCCGGTGGCCGAGCCGGCGACGACCGGACGCAGCGGATGGGGCGCCCGCCGCGGCGCCGCCCCCGCCCTCCGCGGCCGGGCCCGCCAGGGCGCCGCGGAAGCGCTCCCCACCGGCTCCGGCCGTCCCCTGGCCCTCCCGCCGGGCGACGAGCCCCACGGACACCCGTCGCCGGAGGCCGCACGGCAGCCCGCCTCCGCCCGCCGCGACGACCCCGAACGCCACGTCCGCGACGGCGCCTACGCCGATGGCCGCGCCGGCGACGCCCACACCGGCACCGGCGTCGCCGGCGACACCAGCACCGGCGACGCCGGGATCGCCTCGGAAGCGGATGCTCCCCGTAAGGGTGGCCGGCGTGCCGGCGGCGGCCGCCGGCTCTTCGCCCGCGACGACGCGATCCAGGAGGCCGCCACCCAGCAGGCCGCCCTCCGCGAGACGGCGTTGCGCGAGGCCGCCCTCCGCGAGGCCACGCGCCAAGAAGACGACCAGGAGCACCAGGAGGCCGCCGAACTCGCCTCCGCCCAGGGGTCACCGGAAGCAGCCCCCAGCCCCGACGACGTGGCCCGCGAGCGGAGCGAGACGCGGACGGCCGACGAGCACGCCCCCCAGGAGCACGCCCCCGAGCAGGGCGAGACGCGGGACGCCCACGGGACGGTCGTGCCGATGCGGGCGGGCCAGGGACGCCGCTCCGCGACCGCCAAGCCGATCGACACCGAGGCACTGCGACGGCTCAGGAAGCTCGCCGCAAGCGCCGACGCCCCGGCCGACGCGACCGCCCGCACGGACGCCCGCACGAACGCCCGTACGGACGCCCGCACGGAGGCCCGCACGGCCGCCCCCGACCGGGCCGACCGGCCCGACCGCGACCGGCACGAGGACGAGCTCGCCCGCGACCAGCACAGGAAGGGCCAGCCCCCGAGACTGAGCCCGTCCCTGCTGGTCGGCGGCGCCCCCCGCGCCTGGCCCCCGCTCAACCCCGACGCCAAGCCCCTGCCCCGCCCCGCGCCCCCCCGCCCCGGCCACCCCACTCCCGGCACGACGACCGGCGGCAACGGCACCCCGGCGACCGCCGGCGACGACCGCCCCGCACGCCGGCCCGAGGTCACACCCACGACCGGCCCCTCTCACTCCCCTACCGCATGCGACACTCCACCGACCGACACCCCACCGAACGACGTGACGGCGGACAGCCCGACGACGAGTGGCGCGGTTGCGGGTGGCGCGGTTGCGGGTGGCGCGGCCACGGGTGGCGCGGCCACGGGTGGCGCGGCCACGGGCGGCCCGGTCGCGGGCGACGCGGCCACGACCGGCCCGGCCACGACCGGCCCGGTCGCGGGCGACACGGCCTCCGGTGCTGCGGCCTCGGGTAGCGCGCCCGTCGGCGGCATGGAGACCCGCGGCGCGGCACCGACTGCCGCGGTGAGCGGCGACGCGGCGAGTGGCGCGGTGGCCAGCGACACGGCGACTGGCGACACGGCGGCCGGTGACAGGGCGACTGGCGACACGGCGGCCGGTGACACGGCGGCTGGCGACACGGCGGCTGGTGATACGGCGGCTGGTGATACGGCGGCTGGCGGTGCGGCGGCTGGCGGTGCGGCGGCGAGTGACGGAGCAACGGAGGGCGTGGCGGCAGATGGCGTGACGGCGGGTGCGGGCTCTTCGCGGGAGGCCGCCGGGACGGGGCGCTCGGCCAGCGTGGGCCGGACCGGTCAAGTGGAGCGTGAGCGGGCCGGTGCGGGCCGCCCGCATTTGATGGCGGTCCCGTCGTCACACGACAGCTCGCCCCTGCAGGACGACGCCTCATCCTCGCACGACGACGACGGCTCGCCCTCGCACGACGACACCTCGGCCCGGGACACCTCGGCCCGGCCCGACGGCCGAACGGGCAGCCGGGCGAGTGCTTCCGGCGAGCAGAGCCCGTCCGGTGACGCCGTGAGCGCTGGTGACGCAGTGACCGCCGGTGACGCTGTGACGGCCGGTGACGCCGGGAGCGGGCAGCGGCCCGAGCGGCCGGCCGCCTCCGCCCGGCCCGGCGCGGCGCCCAGCGGCCAGGACCGGGGCGACGCGCGCACCGGCACCACCGACCACCGCGCCGGCACTCCCGCCGACCGCTGCGCCGGCGCCCCTGCCGACCGCCGCACCGGCACTTACGCTGAGGCCCGCAGCGAAGCTCCCACCGGGGCTCCCGCTGGGGCCGGGCGCGGCGCCTCCGCTGAGGCAGGGACCGAAGCCCCCGCCGACCGTCGCACCGGAGCGCCCGCTGAGGGGCGGCCCGGAGCGTCCGCTGAGGGGCGGCCCGGTGGGGCGGCTGTGCCTGGGCCTGTGCCGGGTCCGCGGCCCGGGGAGGGCCGGGTGCGGCGCGTCGAGTCCGTCGTGGGCCGCGACTCCGGCGGCTGGCGCCGTATCGCGCAGGTCGTGGTCGGCGGCCCCTCGGTACGCACCGACGGCTCCGAGATCGACGAGGCCAGGGCCAGGGCCGTCTTCAGCGGCAGCCGCCGGGTCCTCGTCCTCGGCTGCACCGGCGGCGCGGGCCAGAGCACCACGGCCCTCATGCTGGGCCACACCTTCGCCCACTACCGTGACGACCGGGTGGTCGCCGTCGACGCCAACACCGGCGGCACCACCCTGACCAGCAGGATCGAACCAGAGACTCCGGAAACGCTCACTTCGCTGCTGTCCGGCCTCGACCGGGTCAGCGGTTACCTGACGATGCGCGGCTACACCACGAGGACGGCCTCCGGTCTCGAGGTGATCAGCGCCGACACCGACGCGGGCGCCGAGCAGCGCCTGGCGGACCGGTCGCTCTTCTCCGACCACCGCCTGGGCGAGTCCATGCGGCTGCTCGACCGCCACTACAAGCTGGCCGTCATCGACCCGGCCGCCGCGCTGGCGGCCCGGCTCCTGCCGTACGCCGACCAGCTCGTGCTGGTGGTCCCGGCGAGCGAGGAGGCGCCGGAGGCGGTGGCGATGACGTACGAATGGCTCGACGGCCACGGTTGCGCGGAGCTGCGCAGGCGGGCGGTGATGGTCGTGAACGGCGTGAGCAGGCGTTCGATGACCGACGTCGAGCAGGCTGAGTCGGTGGCCAGGGGCAGGTGCCGGGCCATCGTCAGGGTCCCCTGGGAGGACGACCTGGCCCCTGGCGGGTCGGAGGTCGTCGAGCCCGGGCAGTTGCGCGCGGCCGGGCGACGGGCCTACCTCGCCCTCGCGGGCGTGGTGGTCGCGGGCTTCGCCGCCCGGTCGGCCCAGACAGCGCGGACAGCGCAGTCGGCGCACAGCGTACGAGCGAGCGATGAGGAGTTGGCGAGTGACCCCCCGGGCACGAGAATCGGTGAGCGCTAA